In Deltaproteobacteria bacterium, the sequence CGGCGACAAGGTCGTCACGCGGCTGCCGGTGCTGGGCGAGGCGCCGCGCAGCCTGCTGCTGCCCAACTCGTGTCAGCATTGCAAGAACCCCGCGTGCATGATCGACTGCCCGACCGGCGCGATCGGCCGCGACCCCCACGGCGAGGTCTTCATCCGCGAGGCGCTGTGCACCGGCTGCGGCAGCTGTGCCAAGGCGTGCCCGTGGGACAACATCCGCATCGCGCCGCGGCCGGCGGGTCCGCGCGCCGCGGCGCTGTCCGCCGACATCGCGACCAAGTGCGATCTGTGCCGCGAGTACGACGAGCCCGGCTGCGTGCGCATGTGCCCGACCGGCGCGATCCTGCGGCTCGATCCCAGCCGTGACGTCGACGAGGTCGCGAGCGTGCTGGGTACCGCCGGCGCCGGCGGGCGTGCGCGTCGTCGCCTGCCGTGGGCCGCGGCCGGCGGCGTGGCGATCGCTGCGGTCGCGATCGCGGCGTCGATGCTCGCGCAGGCGTTGCACGACAGCGGGCGCTGGCAGGCCGGGGCAGGGCCCGGTCTCACCGCCGGCATCACGGCCGCGATCGCGATGCTGTTGCTGGCGATGCACGCGCTCGTCAAGCGCAGCGTGCGGTTGTTCGTGCACCGTCGATCGCGACGCCGTGAGCTCGCCGGCGTCGCCCAGGGCACCCCGCGCTCGCGGGTGCGGCCGCTCGCACGGCTGCACGTCGCGCTGGGCCTGCTGACGCCGGCGGCGGTGCTCGGCCACGCCGGTCTCGCGCTGCCCGACGGCCCCGCGGGCGCGCTGGCGGCTGCGTTCTGGGCCGCGTTCGCCAGCGGCCTGGTCGGCGCGCTCGCGTACGCCTGGGTGCCCGCGCGGCTGACCCGGATCGAGCGCGACGGTGCCTTGCCCGAGGACCTCGCACGCCGACGCGGCGAGCTGGTCGATCGGTTGTTCCGCGCCGGCTCCGGTCGCAGCGAGCTGGTGCGGGCGATCGCGCAGCGCGTGCTGGTGCCGTACGCCCGCAATCCCTTCGGTGCGCTGGGGCTGCTGCTCGGCGGCCGCTCGCTCGCGCAGGAGGAAGCGCGGGTCCATCGACGGGTCGACGCGATGCTGCAGGGGCGCGGGCGCGAGAAGCTGATCGGTCTCGACGAGCTGGTGCGCGTGGTCGTCGAGCTGCGCGCGCTGCCGCTGCGGCGCGGTCTGACGGCGCTGGTGCGCGGCTTCCTGCCGCTGCACGTGCTGGCGCAGGCGGTGCTGCTGGCGTTGCTGGCGATCCACGTGCTGGTGGCGGTGGGCCGGTGAGCGACGCCGATCCGACGCTGTGGTCGAGCCGCGATCGCCTGCTCGCCGGTCGTCGGCGGGTCGCGCCCCGGGTGCAGCGCGACGGCGACGTGACGCGCATGGTCGGGGTCGGCATCGGCGCTGCGATTGCGGCGGTCACGGCCGTGCTGGTGGTCGCACTCGGCAACGAGCCGGCGGCGCTGCGCAGCCCCGGCCCGCTGGCGCTGCCGCACCGCGAGGCTGCACTCGCCTGCGGGGCGTGCCACGGTGCGCCCGAGCAACCGATGGTCGCGGCCTGCGTCGGCTGCCACGGGCCGCACCCGTCGGCCCGTCGTGGCCACCGCGGCGTCGTCGAGCGCGGTGCGTTGCCGTGTCAGCGCTGCCACCGGATCCACGTCGACGAGGGCGGCGTCGAGCTCGACGGCGATCGTGTGCGTCGCTATGGCCCCGGCGACGAGCGCGAGCTGGTGCTCTCGCCCACGCCACCGCGGCTACCACCCACGCGGGTTCCGGTGATCGCGGTCGGGGTCTGCGACGGGTGCCACGACCTCGACGCGCCGCGGGATCCCATCGCGCGCTGCCTGCTGGGCGGGCAGGCGCAGCTTGGTGCTGCGCGGCCGACCGCGTGCTTCGACGAGCATCGCAGCCTCGAGGGCATCACGTTCGGCGCGCTGGGATCGGCGCGCGAGCGGCTGACCGCGTGGGAGCTGGCCCGCCGCGCGCTCGTGCAGGAGCCGGTCGCGCCGCGCCGCGACACTGCGCTGGCGCCGTGGTGGTGGGCCGCCGGGCTCGCGTTCGCGGCCGGGCTGCTCACGTGGGCGCTGCTGCGGACGCTCGCGCTGCGACGGCTGCGCGCGGTCGCCCGCGCCCGCGTCGAGGTCGCGCCACCGGAGCGCGTGCGGCTGCCGCTGGTCGACGCATCGACCTGCATCGGTTGCTCGGCGTGCGTCGATGCCTGCCCCTACGACGTGCTCGAGCTGCGCGACTACGTGGCCCAGGTCGTGCGCGCGCCCGATTGCTGCGGGCTCACGCTGTGCGAGCAACGCTGCCCCAACGGTTCGCTGGTGGTGACCGACCGCGAGGCGGCCGCCGATCGCATCGCCCTCGATGCCGATCTGCAATCGCGCGATGTGCCGGGCCTGTACCTCGCCGGCGATCTGACCGGGCTGCCGCTCATCCGCAACGCGATCAATCAGGGCGCCCACGCCATGCGGGCCTGCGCGGCCGCGCTCGCCCGCGGTGGCGCGCGGGATCCGAGCCGGCTCGACGTGGTCGTGATCGGCGCTGGCCCGGCCGGGCTCGCGGCGGCGCTCGAGGCCATGCGGCACGGGCTCTCGCTGCAGGTGTTCGAGCAGGGCAGCGTGGCCGAGAGCGTGCGCTCGTTCCCCCGCGGCAAGCTGGTGTTCGACCAGCCGCTGTCGATCCCCCTCATCGGTGATCTGTGGCTGAAGGAGTCGAGCAAGGAGGAGTTGCTCGGCCACTGGCTGCGGATCGTCCGCGCACGCGCGGTGCCGGTCGCCGAACACCACCGCGTCACCGCGGTCACGCCGCTGCAGGGTGGGGGCTTCGCGGTGCAGACCCTGCACGACGGCGTGGCCGCGACCGTGCACACCCGCCGTGTGGTGGTCGCGATCGGCAAGCGTGGGACCCCGCGACGTCTGCCGGTCGAGCTGCCCGACGCGGTGCTCGATCGCGTGCACTATGGGCTCGCCGATGCGCGCAGCTTCATCGACCAACGCGTGGTCGTGGCGGGGCTGGGCGACGTCGCGATGGAGGCCGCGATCGCGCTGGCCCACCAGCGCGGCACCACCGTGACCATCGTGCACCGCGGCGAGGGCATGACCCGCGGCAAGGCCCGCAACATCGCCGAGCTGCAGCGGCTGGTCGCGAGCGGCCGCATCGCGCTGCGGCTCGGTCAGCAGATCACCGCCGTGACGCCGGAGGCGATCGGCCTCGCGGGCGCGGGCGCGGGCACGTGGCTGCCGTGGGACCGCCTGCTGGTCCTCATCGGTTCGTTGCCGCCCTGGGACACGCTGGCGGCGATGGGCGTGCGTCGGGTCGACCCCGAGGCCGGCCCGGCGACCGGGGCGGATCCGACCCCGGCCCCACCGCTGGCCCACCGAACCGTGGTCGCGGCCGGCCCGGTGCCGGCGTCCGGTCACCGCACGATGGTGTTTTCGGGGGCCCTGCGCGCCGAAATCCGCCAAGATCGAAGCTCCGACCCGGGCGTTCCCACGCCGGGTTCGCGCACCCAGGAGTCCCCGCCGTGAAGCTCAGCACCGCATTCGTCCTGTCGCTCGTGGGTATGGCGCTGTCGAGCGTCTCGGTGTGGGCGCTGGCCCCGGTCGGCGGTGGTGGCCCGGGCGCGCCGGGGGCCGCGGCCGTGCTGGGCGCAACGACCCCGCCCGCCGGCGGCGGCGATCCGCAATCGCTCGCGAGCCTGCTCAAGGGTGGCACCGCGGAGTTCAGCGCCGGCGCAACGCTGATGATGCAGGGCCGCCTCGGGCACGCCGTGCTGGCGGCGGGTCGCGAGAACGAGACCTATCTGTTCCTCGACGTCACCGCCAACGCCGAGGCCTCGGGCTCAACGCCCGCGCCGGTGAACCTCGCGATCGTGCTCGATCGCTCGGGCTCGATGCAGGGCCAGCGCATGCAGAACGCGCTCGCGGCCGCCTCCGGCATGATCCGCCGGCTGCGCGACGGCGACAGTGTGAGCGTGGTCGGCTACAACACCTCGACGCAGGTGGTGCTGCCACCGACGCGGATCGACAGCAGCAACCGCGAGCTCGCGCTGGCGTCGCTGCGCGGCATCGATGCGCAGGGCAACACCTGCGTGTCGTGCGGGCTCGAGACCGCGATGGACCTGCTGGCGCGCGGCCCCGAGGGCGCGGTGCAGCGCATCTTGCTGCTGTCCGACGGCGAGGCCAACACCGGCGTGCGCGACGTCGACGGCTTCCGCCGGCTCGGTGAGCGCGCGCGCGGCATGGAGACCGCGGTGTCGTCGATCGGCGTCGACGTCGACTACAACGAGAAGGTCCTGTTCGCGCTGTCGCAGGCCAGCAACGGTCGACACTACTTCGTCGAGAATCCCGCCGGGCTGCCGCGCATCTTCGACGACGAGCTGCGCAGTCTCGTGACCACCGGCGCGAGCAACGCCTCGGTCGAGATCGCGCTGGCGCCGGGGGTCACCGTCGAGCAGGTCTTCGATCGCGCGTTCGAGCAGCGGGGCGACCGTGTGACGGTGCCGTTCGGCAGCTTCTCGTCGGGCGACGAGAAGACGGTGCTGCTGCGCCTGCGCGTGCCCAGTGGCGACGTGGGGGCGCGACCCGTCGCCAACGTCCGCATGAGCTACCAGGACCTGGCGCTGTCGAAGCCGGGCTCGTGCGACGGCGAGCTGGTCGCACGCCTCAGCCGCGACGCCGCCGAGGTGTCGCCGCTCGACCCGCTGGTCGAGACCCGGCTCGCGCGCTCCGAGACCGCCGCCGCGCTCGCGCTGGCCAATGAGCAGTTCGCCGCCGGCGACCTGGCCTCGGCCCGCGACACGTTGTCGAAGAACCGCGGCCGCATCCGCTCGCGCGCGACCGAGGCCGCGTCACGGGCACCGGCGGCCGCAGCACCCAAGGTGCAGTCGGAGTTCCAGCAGCAGTTCGATGCGTTCGACGACGCCGAGCGCGGCTTCGGCAACGCGGCTGCGAACGCGCCCGAGCCCACCGCGGCGTCGGAGACCTTCGACGGCAAGCGACAGGTCCGCGCCAACGCGGACAAGCTCGACGACTTCGGCCTGTAGGCCGGCGCGACGTCGGCCGCGAGCGCGCTT encodes:
- a CDS encoding cyclic nucleotide-binding domain-containing protein, whose translation is MSETVAAPEPASPEIPESAWRAPLLRELDALARSSIAAASRVRSFVAGATLWPEHDGGDVIALLLAGRVELRCTRRGDAMPSRLRLAAPGDTIGEDALLGLPRRASAVALEPVRVLEIPAALFLRGSGRSAAAGVERERRALARRATVDLLRQQAFGRQLSDDDLDLVVDAVQWDRFERGARIFGVGEDAQAAWLICDGLVQLHAEDDERMHVKAYLGRGDAFGDDDVLSGQARSVVAVALGAVVALRVPAAVLRTVVDRNPALRSEFSRVAATRGAQQREVVGAAAARSTQHVFRDLYRMQMARSLLVIDQDTCVRCGHCAWTCAALHGESRLVRRGDKVVTRLPVLGEAPRSLLLPNSCQHCKNPACMIDCPTGAIGRDPHGEVFIREALCTGCGSCAKACPWDNIRIAPRPAGPRAAALSADIATKCDLCREYDEPGCVRMCPTGAILRLDPSRDVDEVASVLGTAGAGGRARRRLPWAAAGGVAIAAVAIAASMLAQALHDSGRWQAGAGPGLTAGITAAIAMLLLAMHALVKRSVRLFVHRRSRRRELAGVAQGTPRSRVRPLARLHVALGLLTPAAVLGHAGLALPDGPAGALAAAFWAAFASGLVGALAYAWVPARLTRIERDGALPEDLARRRGELVDRLFRAGSGRSELVRAIAQRVLVPYARNPFGALGLLLGGRSLAQEEARVHRRVDAMLQGRGREKLIGLDELVRVVVELRALPLRRGLTALVRGFLPLHVLAQAVLLALLAIHVLVAVGR
- a CDS encoding NAD(P)-binding domain-containing protein — its product is MSDADPTLWSSRDRLLAGRRRVAPRVQRDGDVTRMVGVGIGAAIAAVTAVLVVALGNEPAALRSPGPLALPHREAALACGACHGAPEQPMVAACVGCHGPHPSARRGHRGVVERGALPCQRCHRIHVDEGGVELDGDRVRRYGPGDERELVLSPTPPRLPPTRVPVIAVGVCDGCHDLDAPRDPIARCLLGGQAQLGAARPTACFDEHRSLEGITFGALGSARERLTAWELARRALVQEPVAPRRDTALAPWWWAAGLAFAAGLLTWALLRTLALRRLRAVARARVEVAPPERVRLPLVDASTCIGCSACVDACPYDVLELRDYVAQVVRAPDCCGLTLCEQRCPNGSLVVTDREAAADRIALDADLQSRDVPGLYLAGDLTGLPLIRNAINQGAHAMRACAAALARGGARDPSRLDVVVIGAGPAGLAAALEAMRHGLSLQVFEQGSVAESVRSFPRGKLVFDQPLSIPLIGDLWLKESSKEELLGHWLRIVRARAVPVAEHHRVTAVTPLQGGGFAVQTLHDGVAATVHTRRVVVAIGKRGTPRRLPVELPDAVLDRVHYGLADARSFIDQRVVVAGLGDVAMEAAIALAHQRGTTVTIVHRGEGMTRGKARNIAELQRLVASGRIALRLGQQITAVTPEAIGLAGAGAGTWLPWDRLLVLIGSLPPWDTLAAMGVRRVDPEAGPATGADPTPAPPLAHRTVVAAGPVPASGHRTMVFSGALRAEIRQDRSSDPGVPTPGSRTQESPP
- a CDS encoding VWA domain-containing protein — its product is MKLSTAFVLSLVGMALSSVSVWALAPVGGGGPGAPGAAAVLGATTPPAGGGDPQSLASLLKGGTAEFSAGATLMMQGRLGHAVLAAGRENETYLFLDVTANAEASGSTPAPVNLAIVLDRSGSMQGQRMQNALAAASGMIRRLRDGDSVSVVGYNTSTQVVLPPTRIDSSNRELALASLRGIDAQGNTCVSCGLETAMDLLARGPEGAVQRILLLSDGEANTGVRDVDGFRRLGERARGMETAVSSIGVDVDYNEKVLFALSQASNGRHYFVENPAGLPRIFDDELRSLVTTGASNASVEIALAPGVTVEQVFDRAFEQRGDRVTVPFGSFSSGDEKTVLLRLRVPSGDVGARPVANVRMSYQDLALSKPGSCDGELVARLSRDAAEVSPLDPLVETRLARSETAAALALANEQFAAGDLASARDTLSKNRGRIRSRATEAASRAPAAAAPKVQSEFQQQFDAFDDAERGFGNAAANAPEPTAASETFDGKRQVRANADKLDDFGL